TACTATATATCCATTTTTCTCAGTTGTGCTACCTAAGCTCCTAATCAGAGAATTATCTCTAGGAAGCAGAGCGGCTATAGAAAACATTATTACTATTATCTTGGGATATTTACTATTAACAGCAATTTTTGGTTTTATACGAACATATATAAAGGAGTTTGCTAATCCTCAGATTACAAGGTTAAGGATAGATTATATCAGGGATATGTTTGATAAAATTGTAAGCGTTGATTATAAGTATATGGAAGACGCTACATTCTTTGAGGTCAATGGTAAAGCTATGGAGGCTACTAGCGGTAGTGGAAATGGTGTAGAAGGAATGTATGACAAGCTATTTGTAACTCCTTCGATGGTCTTGACAACATTGGCTTTTGTGGTTTTTATAGGAATGCTAAATATTTTCATACTATTAGGTTTATTTCTAAATATTTTAGTATCTATGTGGATTAGTAGAAAAGTTCATAACTATAGATATAATAAGCGTCAGGATTTGACCCATGCGGAAAGAAGAAAGTATTATTACTATACAACAACTCACGATTTTTCCTATGGAAAAGACATTAGGATTTACAGCTTTAAGGACAGGATATTACACAACTATTCTAAAGAAATTATGGGATATATTAATATACATAGGATGATAAAAAACAAGGAATTTACACTAGGATTCTTAGGACTAATTACACTTTTATTAAGTGATGCAGCTACTTACGGAATACTCATATATAAAACAGTACATGGTATGTCAATAGCAGATTTCTCAATGTATCTCGCAGCTATAGTAAGCTTATCACTTCTTATGAAAACACTACTGGAAAATATTACCTTTATCATAAATGAAGGTCAATATGTACATGACTTCTATGAGTTTATGAGTAAAGACTTAGGTGAAAAAGGTGGAGAAAGAAGGGCAATAGCTAACGATACTCTTGAAGTTGAATTTAAGAATGTAAGCTTCAAATATCCTAATACAG
This Proteiniborus sp. DW1 DNA region includes the following protein-coding sequences:
- a CDS encoding ABC transporter ATP-binding protein, translating into MKGKLSYPLFKTIKRLLKNVSVQNKKIYLYFLIYTITATIYPFFSVVLPKLLIRELSLGSRAAIENIITIILGYLLLTAIFGFIRTYIKEFANPQITRLRIDYIRDMFDKIVSVDYKYMEDATFFEVNGKAMEATSGSGNGVEGMYDKLFVTPSMVLTTLAFVVFIGMLNIFILLGLFLNILVSMWISRKVHNYRYNKRQDLTHAERRKYYYYTTTHDFSYGKDIRIYSFKDRILHNYSKEIMGYINIHRMIKNKEFTLGFLGLITLLLSDAATYGILIYKTVHGMSIADFSMYLAAIVSLSLLMKTLLENITFIINEGQYVHDFYEFMSKDLGEKGGERRAIANDTLEVEFKNVSFKYPNTEKYIFKNLNLKINKGEKLAIVGINGAGKSTLIKLMTGLFDVTEGEILINEIPIKEFNKKELFSMFSVVFQDINILAYTIGENVACNSDNIDENRVFTALDKVGLGEKVRGFSKGLNQMMLKIIDENGTEFSGGENQKLAIARALYEDANMVIMDEPTAALDALAEAEIYENFSELVKGKTAVYVSHRLASTKFCDNIALFDNDGLKEYGSHEELMEKRGSYYEMFTIQGKYYNE